The following proteins are encoded in a genomic region of Pagrus major chromosome 16, Pma_NU_1.0:
- the slc44a4 gene encoding choline transporter-like protein 4, with protein sequence MGKKQEDNNPDSEYGESAQFDPGFDGPIKKRGCTDIICCILFMAVIVGYAVVGILAWLYGDPRHVLYPRNSTGWFCGTGPNKDRPNLFYFDFLKCATSVNVMATALNGFQCPTTQVCVESCPDDFSAVLLDAYFKRPAEVFNQSLCVPSIDLKTTPLKVQEIIDQELCPFFRVPTTSVLGRCLPDITSLERLPSYFDNVPGLPSSINDTANAIKNGTGDVVNGFNAREIGVRIFEDFASSWPWILLGLLIAMVVSMLFLLLLRFTAPVMVWVLIFGVLGAGAYGIWHCYWEYDNHRQNSATISDIGFTTNLKVYLQVQETWLAFLIIIAVAEAIILLTIIFLRTRILIAIALIQESSKAISHMMSALLYPLVTFVLLLVCVAYWGATALYLATSGNPIYRVVALNSTSSECKSINGSVNCDPQNFTSSAYPDCPSASCIFIKYNDEGLFQRNIFNLQIYNAVAFLWCVNFVIALGQCTLAGAFASYYWAFNKPGDIPMFPLTASFIRSIRYHVGSLAFGALILTLVQLVRMILEYIDHKTRAAQNPCARFLLCCLKCCFWCLEKFIKFLNRNAYIMIAIYGKNFCVSAKNAFLLLMRNIVRVVVLDKVTDLLLFFGKLLVVGGVGVLSFFFFSGRILLPGNTFRSESLNYYWMPIITVIFGSYLIAHGFFSVYNMCVDTLFLCFLEDLERHDGSLQKPYFMSKNLMKILNKSNKAPKTDRKKK encoded by the exons GAGAATCTGCTCAGTTTGATCCAGGATTCGATGGACCCATAAAGAAAAG AGGGTGCACTGATATAATCTGCTGTATCCTGTTTATGGCGGTCATCGTTGGCTACGCAGTAGTTGGGATTTTAG cTTGGCTCTATGGAGATCCCAGACATGTTCTTTATCCAAGAAACTCAACTGGATGGTTCTGTGGCACTGGACCAAATaa AGACCGACCCAACTTGTTTTACTTTGACTTCCTCAAATGTGCCACATCTGTTAATGTCATGGCAACGGCTCTCAATGGCTTTCAGTGTCCAACCACACAG GTGTGCGTGGAAAGCTGTCCCGATGATTTCAGCGCTGTGTTATTAGACGCATATTTCAAAAGGCCAGCAGAGGTTTTCAATCAGAGCCTCTGTGTGCCTTCCATAGACCTGAAGACTACTCCGCTG aaagtTCAAGAAATTATAGACCAGGAGCTGTGTCCTTTCTTCCGCGTTCCCACAACCTCTG TTCTGGGGAGATGTCTGCCCGATATCACATCTCTGGAGAGGCTCCCGTCATACTTTGACAATGTCCCGGGCCTACCCTCCTCGATCAACGACACAGCCAACGCCATCAAGAATGGCACTGG TGATGTTGTGAATGGCTTTAATGCCAGAGAGATCGGAGTCCGAATCTTTGAGGATTTTGCGTCGTCATGGCCGTGGATCCTCCT tgGCCTGCTAATAGCCATGGTGGTCAGTATGCTGTTCCTGTTGCTGCTGAGATTCACGGCTCCAGTCATGGTGTGGGTGCTGATCTTCGGAGTCCTAGGCGCTGGAGCATATG GGATTTGGCACTGCTACTGGGAGTACGATAACCACAGGCAAAACTCTGCCACCATATCTGACATTGGTTTCACCACCAACCTCAAGGTTTACCTGCAAGTCCAAGAGACCTGGCTGGCCTTCT TGATAATCATAGCTGTGGCCGAGGCGATCATTCTCCTGACTATCATCTTCCTGCGGACCAGAATCCTCATAGCCATCGCCCTCATCCAGGAGTCCAGCAA GGCAATCAGTCACATGATGTCCGCTCTGCTGTACCCTCTGGTCACCTTTGTTCTcctgttggtgtgtgttgcGTACTGGGGTGCCACTGCTTT ATATTTGGCCACTTCAGGAAACCCGATCTACAGAGTGGTGGCTCTCAACTCCACTTCGAGCGAGTGTAAGAGTATCAACGGCTCTGTGAACTGTGACCCTCAG AACTTCACCTCGTCAGCTTACCCCGACTGCCCCTCAGCCAGCTGCATCTTCATCAAATACAACGACGAAGGTCTCTTCCAGCGGAACATCTTCAACCTGCAGATCTACAACGCTGTGGCTTTTCTCTGGTGTGTCAACTTCGTCATCGCCTTGGGCCAGTGTACGCTGGCGGGGGCTTTCGCCTCCTACTACTGGGCCTTCAACAAACCAGGCGACATTCCCATGTTCCCGCTGACTGCTAGCTTCATTCGCTCAATCAG GTACCATGTGGGCTCCCTGGCTTTTGGTGCTTTGATCCTGACCCTGGTGCAGCTGGTGAGGATGATTCTGGAGTACATTGACCACAAAACAAGAG CGGCTCAGAATCCATGTGCTCGTTTCCTGCTGTGTTGCTTGAAGTGCTGCTTCTGGTGTCTGGAGAAGTTTATCAAGTTCCTCAACAGGAACGCTTACATCATG ATTGCCATTTATGGAAAAAACTTCTGCGTCTCAGCCAAAAATGCTTTCTTGCTGCTCATGAGAAACATAGTGAG agTCGTGGTGCTCGATAAGGTGACAGACCTGCTGTTGTTCTTCGGAAAGCTGCTGGTGGTCGGAGGAGTAG GCGTgttgtccttcttcttcttctctggtcgGATATTGCTACCAGGCAACACCTTCCGCTCTGAATCCCTCAACTACTACTGGATGCCAATTATT ACGGTGATCTTCGGTAGCTACCTCATAGCTCATGGGTTCTTCAGTGTGTACAACATGTGTGTTGATAcactcttcctctgcttct TGGAGGACCTGGAGCGTCACGATGGATCTCTACAGAAGCCGTACTTCATGTCCAAAAACCTCATGAAGATCCTCAACAAATCCAACAAAGCACCAAAAACAGATCggaagaagaagtga
- the utp23 gene encoding rRNA-processing protein UTP23 homolog: MGLKRQKQAKKTISFYKYNFSFRQPFQILIDGTFSQAALKNKIQIKEQMPKYLMGEVQLCTTSCALKELETLGKELYGAKIILQRFQVRRCPHFKSPVPASECLLSMLEETNPHHYFVATQDHTLTAGLKKIPGVPLLYIIQNTIVLDKPCQTSLDHVQAVQLGELVSPAQQQSIRSLKEEQGIDQKDGERRGRKRKRKQSNPNPLSCQKKKKKGVPTPPLKKTEDGEKRKRSRHKKRKDDTSAAAVTNT; the protein is encoded by the exons ATGGGGCTGAAGCGACAGAAACAAGCCAAGAAAACCATAAGTTTCTACAAATACAACTTCAGCTTCAGGCAACCCTTTCAGATCCTCATCGACGGGACTTTCAGTCAGGCTGCTCTGAAAAACAAGATCCAGATCAAAGAGCAGATGCCCAAATACCTGATGGGAGAGGTGCAGCTGTGCACCACAAG CTGTGCACTTAAAGAGCTGGAGACTCTGGGGaaagagctgtatggagccaaaATCATCCTGCAGAGGTTTCAGGTCAGGAGGTGTCCACATTTCAAGAGTCCTGTCCCCGCTTCAGAGTGTCTGCTGTCCATGCTGGAGGAGACCAACCCTCACCACTACTTCGTAGCTACACAG GACCACACATTAACTGCGGGCCTGAAGAAGATTCCCGGCGTTCCTCTGCTCTACATCATCCAGAACACCATCGTGCTGGACAAGCCCTGCCAGACGTCCCTCGACCACGTCCAGGCAGTCCAGCTGGGCGAGCTGGTCAGCCCGGCGCAGCAGCAGAGCATCCGCAGCCTGAAGGAGGAGCAGGGCATCGACCAGAAGgacggagagaggagggggaggaagaggaagaggaaacagagCAATCCTAACCCTCTGAGCtgccagaagaagaagaagaaaggcgTCCCGACACCGCCGCTGAAGAAGACGGAGGACggggagaagaggaaaagaagtcGACACAAGAAACGAAAAGACGACACGTCTGCTGCTGCGGTGACAAATACATAG
- the rnf5 gene encoding E3 ubiquitin-protein ligase RNF5: MAAADSRSSSDGGPASRGGFPAGESSNDRDGPSGSGGGEGERERDRATFECNICLDTARDAVISMCGHLFCWPCLHQWLETRPTRQQCPVCKAGISREKVIPLYGRGSSSQEDPRLKTPPRPQGQRTEPESRGGMFQGFGDTGFHMSFGIGAFPFGFFTTVFNTNDPFHRADQYAGDHQGNGNLNNGNNNWQDSLFLFVAIFFFFWLLSV; this comes from the exons ATGGCGGCCGCGGATTCCCGGTCCTCGAGTGACGGCGGGCCGGCCAGCAGAGGAGGATTCCCGGCCGGGGAGAGCAGCAACGACCGCGACGGGCCGAGCGGCAGCGGCGGCGGGGAGGGCGAGCGGGAGCGGGACCGGGCCACCTTCGAGTGCAACATTTGTTTGGACACTGCCAGGGACGCTGTCATCAGTATGTGCGGCCACTTGTTCTG CTGGCCCTGTCTTCATCAG tGGTTGGAGACGCGGCCCACCAGGCAGCAGTGTCCCGTCTGTAAAGCGGGAATCAGCAGAGAGAAAGTCATCCCACTGTACGGCAGAGGGAGCTCCAGCCAAGAGGACCCCAG GTTGAAAACTCCACCTCGGCCTCAGGGACAGAGAACAGAGCCAGAGAGTCGAGGCGGG ATGTTCCAGGGTTTCGGGGACACCGGCTTTCACATGTCTTTCGGCATCGGCGCTTTCCCCTTCGGCTTCTTCACCACAGTCTTCAACACCAACGACCCCTTTCACAGAGCAG ACCAGTATGCAGGTGATCACCAAGGCAACGGTAACCTCAACAACGGCAATAACAACTGGCAAGActccctcttcctgtttgtggccatcttcttcttcttctggctgCTGAGCGTGTGA